The following is a genomic window from Epinephelus moara isolate mb chromosome 17, YSFRI_EMoa_1.0, whole genome shotgun sequence.
GCACatgcttttaatttttattttctcttactatatttgttgtaatggaaaacaTCAGGGTAAATTCTTCAATGTGAAAACCTGattctgaaataaataatacggaaattaaattaaagtaattcTCGCAAAAAAATAGtgtcatacaaacacacaaacttgcTCTcttaataattatttattattattatttcacttATATTTACATTACTACTCATCGACATTATCATCATAgtttaatgtatatttaaacaAAGAATTAATTTGTTGACCTGCAGCCACTTTTTATAATGTCTGATGTTATTTGTAGAGTTTGTAATATAGTGTTGTTGTTTGGTTAAAAGTGAATTTGTGTTGATGTATTTATGTGAAAAAGTTTACGTCATTtcagattattattaattttttgtaATAATAAAGTGAGTTCGATTGAAATCAAATAATTCTAATCATCATtttcatttaacaacagcaggaTGCACaatgaaattaatttgttgTTTCCTCCACACATtcagaaaatgtataaatagttcaaagatttttaaatgacaataaaactaaagaatATAAAGTACGCTGAGTGGATTATGATATAAATGTCGAGTAGTTTGAATtttccaaattattttttaattagacTGAAAGGATGCGtcattttcttttcaataaTCTTATTTAATTAgatgaatttatttttacttgtcatggtaaatatatgtaaaaacataattttcaccgcatatgttttatttgcatttaaataaattcatccactgaaatatcttaataaataaacagagctgtatatagtgtatatgtgcatttatattatttttatttatctaatttgtatttttgtcgcattattattattcttatttgAGCTGCTGTAATCTTTAACATAGAGAGTGCATGTTTAAATTCAGCATTACAAAGAATgagaaaatatatttcatactattcattcattcattcattcatactaTTCAACTCAGTAAAGTCTACTCTttcatacataaaataaaataaaataaaaacgaaTGACTTACGTACCAAAATGGCCGATCACCATTGGCCGGTAGTCCAGCCAATCCGGAGCTGATGCGGAAATGACGTATGGACGCTAAAGATGGCGTCAGATTCAAACGGCTCCTGGATAAATGTCGCAgtaagtgtttttaaaagttaattACAAACTAATTACACGTTTTCTGATCATTATCATGACGTCATTTGGTGCTTTAGACTCTATCGCGATGGTTTAAATTGTTCCGCAGCACGTTCAGATTTTAATGTTGGATATTAACCGTGagacaggtctgtgtgtgtgtgtgtgtgtgtgtgtgtgtgtgtgttatgggaACAAAAGTCCATTCACGAAATGTAGGAATTTAATATTAACTTAGTTACTGACCAAATATAGACATGTAATATATAAGCTTAAAACGTTAAGCGTGTCGGGACGGTCTTGGTGTTAATTCGGCATACACTATATCCACCAGGCAAcaattaaaatatgtaaaaccTCAGCTGTAAGTTGTTGACAGCGACTAAACGCCGCCCGCTCCCCGCACTTTGTACACTGAAATAACGTGTTCGTCAGCAGTCCGTGGTGTTTCACAGGTGCCGAATTGTAAAGCTGGTCGGACTGATTCGTAACAGCCTAACGTCTTGTTGTTAAAGTTGTATAACACaggagaaaggtctggtgaatATTTACTGGGTAGATTTGTACATGGAGATCGCTCTCGCTTCGGAGTGCGTCTGCTGGCTAGGCAACATCAGCAACCAGGCAACCAAGCAACCAGCCTCCAGGGTCTCTGCTGCTTGTCAGCGAGGAGAATATGATCTGTGTCTGTAATAATGTCCATAATCTGAAATACATCCCCAGGCTCATTAGAGTCCTCTCAGCAGAGGAGCGATGCAGCCAGAGGCAGCGGAGCGGAGGAGGCAGTGTGGCCGGAGAAGGCGCGGGGAGAGCGGGCACAGCCGAGCAGAGCCGCGGGGGAACCACCGGAGAGCGGAGagctcagaggaggaggtgacGAGGTAGGATGACCTCACGTTTGTTACTGCAGGGCTGTTAGCTTTCAACATGGGTGGATTATCAGACAGtggggcccctgggcacagacgaGCAAAAGGCCCCATCACCCcaagacaaacagagacacagacaggtttTACCTTctttaaaatattataaatattattcAACATCTGTTTATAGTTACTGCGTGACTCTACAGTTAGTCTGCATCTCTCTGCAGTCATGTAAAGTCTCCTCCTGGGTGTAGCTGCAGCCTCCTCTATGCCACATTAAAGAGGTTCAGattagaataaaatatataaaatagaaagaaaaacatcaagcAGGGACGCAGGAGCTACACAAGATACGCTGTCACAAGTTTCCTGTCATGGTGGTGTTCCTCGGTGGAGCGTCCACACTGCTGGAAACCTTTCTGCATCGTCAGCAGGTGTCTCAGGGCTACAAACCCTTCGCCTCTTCCAGCTCCACCTGTGGGCTCTCATTAGCCACAACCATCTAGAGCTGGTCTCGACTGTCAGGGCGGTCTCCCTGATGGCTTTCCTCAGATGTTTGGGCTCCCTCCGACCCTCTGGAGGACATAGCACACTAAAGTTGCTGGGAAATCGTGACAGCTGACTTCAATGCGGAAAATGGTTGCGTGCCATCCTTTGATGAGAGCCGCATCAATCAAATCCTGGTACCTGACTTTCTGTCGTTGGTAAGAGTTGGCCAGCCTGTCCTCCCAGAGCACAGGAAGTTCCACTACCAAGGTGGTTTTTGTGCTCCTGGATAGTCGACCCATGTCTGGTCGGAGGGAGGTTACCGCCACGTCTTGAGGGAAAACGATTTTCCTCTTTAGTCAGAGACTCGCTGCAGAGTGTCAGGCGGGTTCTTGCCCTCTGCTCCGGCCCCAGGAGCCTCATCACCCTCACGTAGGACACTGATAGCTTCAGGTGTTGATGCCTGGCTCTTGTCGGCTTTGACCCTCTGCTGATTCACCCGTGTGGCGATCTCTGTCAGGACCCTATTGTGCCTCCACTTGTATCGACCTTCTCCCAGTGCTTTGGGACGTCCAGTCAGGATGTGATTCAGTGTGTAAAGAGTCGCTCCACAGTGATGGGTCACGccccctcagtatttagaacatgtgcctTTGTCCTGTGCAGTGGAAACATGGAAGCAGcagatgacttttattttgacaacattAAAGACCATTACATCACCAGCTGATGCAGGAAAGACACAGATTGGTGCATAAAATTCATCAGAATAAATTTAGTGTTTGATGCTTGAAATGTTCTGGTGAAGGACCCCAAAACCTCCCGTTTGATGTGTGTCCAAACCCACACCTGTGTAGTGAAAGTCACAGGTGCTGTGTTTAGTTAGGAAACTATTCTTGACTATTCTTTTCCTCGCAGGTTGAAAGAGGTCGTCGCCACCAAGCAACATAAAGACAAGCaggcaggagagagaggaagaagagcagagagggaaggagaggaagatgaaggaagaaggaggagcaggagggcgGCGTCAGAAGGAGGTGAAGGAGGCGAGGAGTCAGGGAAGCTGAGGTGGAGAGTCCATCAGCTGGAGAAGGAGCGACTGGAGCTGACGTCTGGACACAACCAGGAGGTGAGACACAGACAAATGAAGGACGTGTCCTCAAAATAACTTTTCTCACAAACATTCATCAGCACATCTGGAGACACGTGTTTGTCGTCTCGGGTGTCGTTTCCTGTCCCCAGCTGTGCCGGCTGCAGGCGGAGCTGACCCGGCTCAGGTCCTCGGTGGAGCGAGGCGAAGCTCAGCGGGTGGAGCTTCAGTACCAGCTGACTGTGAGCCAGAGAGACGCCGACCGAGTCCCCGAGCTCAGCAGGGACAAACAGGCTGTCACAGgtacacacatcaaacacacccTCTGTGAACTGTGGTGGACCTTTAACAGGAAGTGTGGCTCTATAGCGTGGCAGTGTGATGTCACCATGTGTTGGCTGTGTGTCAGAGCGAGCAGCAGAGCTCCAGCAGACGGTGCAGGAGCTGCAGAGAGCTCTGGACATCACCCGGCAGGCCAGGGACGAGGACCAGCATGCTTtgcagcaggaggtggaggagcgcGACAGATTCATTCAGAGCTTCAGCTCCGAGAACCAACGGCTGCACCGACTGCtgcaggtcacacacacacacacacacacacacacacacactctcctttTTATCTAGGGACTCGGGGTTAATAAAGTCTAAATGTTCGCCTGTCCTCCAGGATCAGGAGGAGGCTCTGGAGGAGTCGGAGAGGAGGATGGCGAAGGTGCAGAAGGAGTTAGAGAAGGAGGCCGAGGTGAACAGACGACAAGCCAACGAGCTGAAATAcctgacagagagggaggagaggagcaggagggagaaggaggtgaggacaggaggaggggggaggacaggaaaggaaaggaggaggtggaggtggagataTGGCAgcagtgtatctgtgtgtattttctcCTCAGGTGTCGGATCAGAGGGTGAAGTCTCTGGAGTCGAGCGTGGAGGCGGAGCGAGCAGCTCACCTGGAGTCCAAGTTCAACTCTGAGATCATCCAggtgacaaacacacacctgacGTGTCCTCGTCCTCTGGGACAGAAGGGACACATCAGGGAGACACAGACTGTAACAGAGAGGAAGTTCAGGCAGTGACGATCATTCCCATCCTGAATCAGTGAGAAGCTGTGTTATATACTGTTTTGACTCAGTCGTacacacaccgtcctgctgacacaaacactcactacagcaccaaatgtggattaatccgccaCTGAAAGTAGTTCCTAACAAAGTCACTATTTCCTCCTGTGTGAGCGAGAGGCTGAcagtcacagacaggaagtcagacagtaCTGAGAGACGGACTGACACActgatttctgttttcttttttttattgtatttaacaaaaaaaaaaaaaaaaaattagattaaGGCACtagaaaaaaaatttaaaaataaaaaaaaaacaagacaaatcaaaaagataattaaagaaagtaatcaaacaaataaataaaaaagtaataaaaataatatagaaataaaataaaaataaaataataataaaataataataataaaaataaaatataattgggggcggcagtagctcagtccatagggacttgggttgggaaccggagggtcgcctgttcaagtccccgtccggaccaaaatatggagcgtggactggtagctggagaggtgccagttcacctcctgggcactgccgaggtgcccctgagcaaggcaccgaaccccccaaccgctcagagcgcctgtcatgggcagcccactctgacatctctccacttagtgcatgtataggtccagtttgtgcatgtgtgtgtttggacctgtgtgtaattgacaacagagtgaaaaattgaatttcccctcagggattaataaagtatataaaattaaaaaaaattaaaaaattaaattaaaattaaaaataataaaaaaaatgtcaaatgaaaattgtaatttaataaaataaatgattttaaaaagcaaaaaaatatataaatatgaattaTATATTCCTCTGCAGCTAGTGATGACATTTataaagacaaattaaaaaaacattaaataaaaatacataaaaaaaatcaaataaaaattttaattggataaaataaattaatagaaaATTTTAAAAGTACTtaagatatataaaaaaatttaaaacattttttttctgcagctcGTAATGACTAGCACATTGATGaagacaaatttaaaaactgaacaaaatgaaatacatagcaatgaaaaagaaatataactaaatgaaatgaattaataaacaaataataaaaattaattcaaaatttataaaaagtattttttatatttgaataATGTTTCTGTTGCAGCTTATAATAATTAAGATATTGattaagacagaaaaaaatgaaataaaatataaatacattaaaaataaaataaataaagcaataaaaatatataaagaatttgaaaaaaaaaaagaatttctgCATCTCGTAATGACTAACACATTGATGAAGACAAATCcaaaaaattgacaaaatgaaataaataatcaaataaaaatctaactgaatgaaataaattaataaacaaatgataaaattaattcaaaatatATGGAAATAGTTTTTGATATTTGAAAAGTGTTCCTCTTGCAGCTAATAATGATTAACATATTGATGAAAAcatcaaaaaatgaaataagatataaatacattaaagatcaaataaaaaatgtaattggataaaataaattaatagaaaattttaaaaagtacaagaaatatataataaatttgataaaaaaaatctaataagataaatatTGTTATATCTTtcaaaatatctaaaaaaaaattttatatttgaaaagtGTTTCCCTTGCAgctaataataattatgatattgatgaagacagaaaaaatgaaataaaatataaatacattaaaaatgaaataaaatatataaaaatattgaaattgTAATGACTTGTAATGACTGACACATTGTTGGTTTGAGTCTACGTAATAAACCAGTCACATTTCTGAACTTTATGAAACAGGTAGTTTatgaaaatacatgtaaatatttcTCTTTAAGTGGCACCGAACAGgtcagcaccaaaaaaaaaaaaaaaaagttacataaatGAACCTCCCTCCTGCGAGCTGATTTTTCTCTGTGACCATGTGACCTGGCAGCTGCGTGTGCGGGACCTGGAGGCAGCGCTGGCGTTGGAGCGATCCGGCCTGCAGGAGGCGCAGAGCGGCCTGGAGCTGCTGAGGAGTCAGTTCAGAGAGGTGGAGCGAGCGTACAGCCTGGAGAGGGAGCGGAGCAGCAGCACTGAGCGCGCTCTGCAGAGGTGACGTCACACCGCTGAGTCAACAGTTTGTCATTTGTGcaaataagaaaagaaacagacacaggTTTAATTTGTTTGTTCTGACTGTTGAGACCAAACAGTTCCTCTTCATATCACACTAtacacagtgtttgtgtttggtatattaaatctatttatttatttatatttaacacaCTTATAGATCCTAGTTTCTTCTTGCAatttaaacagaaattaaatatatttaatatataaaatataactaATAAATTACCAAAATATAATTTGCtttgtctcacttttttttagcgtttttttattatattaaattaattttaataatttatttaatataatatttcaaatatatgttataaaaaatatgtgtgtgtgtgtgtgtgtgtgtgtgtgtgtgtgtgtgtgtgtgtgtgtgcaggctgcAGAAGGAGTACAATCAGTGCAAGTCTGACCTGAGCGTTGCCTTGGACACGGAGCGGAcgatgacctctgacctcacagcgaggctggaggaggagaagagacgacacacacacacacacacactgctgcagcaggtaacacacacacacacacacacacacacacacacacacacactgcagtgagTGTGAGGACCatattgtgtgttttgagtgAAGTGGTCCTGTAACGTGTGGCTGTGTGTCCAGGCAGCTCAGAGACAGTCTGACACAGAGGACAGTGTGAGACACATCAGAGAGACACTGCAACGACACACCAACACAGGtacacactccacacacacacacacacacctgctgcacacacacctgtcatCACTCCACAAGGTAactcctgtttgtgtgtgtgtgcagacatgaGTCCTCCAGCAAAGGATGATGGGAGGCGTAGTCCCTCTGCTGaagtcctgcagctgctgcagacgACACTCGGCgcctgcagacacagacaggaagcagcTGACCGACAGGTCCAGGACCTGCTGCGTGCGTCAGAGCGTCTGCAGGAGGAGAAGCAGACGCTCTGTCAGCTGACCTCGGATCAGAGCCGACAGCTGCAGGTACACATCTGCTCCCACACTGACCCCCCCCGTGACATCAGCACCACTCCTtatcttctgtctgtctgtccaggaGTCTCAGCAGGCGTCCAGCACACTGGAACAGGAAGTGAGGCGTCTGCGCCAGgagagctctgattggttgacgCAGAGCAGAGCGTTGCAGGCCGAGCTggagaaacagagggaggagagggagcaggagaaggaggagagggtggcagaGGTCCAGAAGATAACTGGTCACTATGAGACTGAGTCAAAGGTGAATACAGACACTTATCTaactctgtctgcctgtctctctgtcctctgtctgtctgtcctctgtctgtcctctgtctgtctgtctgtcctctgtcccctGTGTCTCGGCTGTGTGTTGTTGGACCACAGAGCTGTAACTTCATCATATtggaaacatttaattaaactgTTTGTGATGCTGAGAAAATCCTGTTAAGATAtatcacactgtgtgtgtgtgtgtgtgtgtgtgcgtgcgtgcgtgcgtgcgtgcgtgcgtgtcaGGCCCGTCTGTCCTTCCTCTACTGCGTCTATCAGCGCCTGCTGGCCGGCTGCGTCCTCCTCGATCAGCCCCAGTGCCTCCTGGGTGATTTCACCTGGAAGgagctgtgtgatgtcatcaacgAACAGGTCGAccagctgacctctgacctccggGGGGCCAACGCCAAGGTGAGAGAAAGAGCTCTGACTGGTGAACAGCTGTGACGTCACATGACCAGCAGTACTGCATCACTAAAACATGGATGAAAAACTTCCTTTAATAAAACGATGATGAAAAAGTTGAAACTGTTATTGTTACTGTTAACTGTAAATTCTAAAATTGGCGTTGGTACGTAGCGCGTTAATATGCCAGTATTAAAGCAGGTTTTGTACGTgccattagcatgttagcatattaACATACAACAATAGTATGAAAAGAAGTTTTTGCATGTACCGTTACCTTGTTGACATGCTAATATATGCAGTTTTTGTACGTATCATtagcacgttagcatgctaacgatCACCTGACctgtccctcctccctctctgtagATCACCCacctgcagagtgtgtgtgagaagaagagtgtgtgtgtgcgggagCTGCAGCGCAGTCAGGAGTGTGTGTTGTCTCGTCTGGAGGAGAGcgtgaggaggagagaggaggcgtGGAgcagccagcacacacacactgtgacacagctGCAGAACGAGCTGCAggtagagacacacacacacacacacacacacactcatccctCAGGTGTTTCTGCTCTTGATAAATCTGATCTGCAGTCAGTGGTCTCAGAGCTGAGTCAGCAGGTTTGATGCTtgtgaagatgaagaagaagttTTCAGTCAGTTTGTCCCTTTGGTCAACTTCCACAGGAAGTGATGACAGATACTGAGATCATCACTTTATTGTCCCCAAGAGGACGGATCCACTTCAGTGCAGCTGTCGAGCAGAAGAGCCGAGAGAAAAGATAAATACAGGAGTGATGATTTATACAAGTGATGAAAACACTGATTGTGATTCTGaacatgttcatttattttgctgtaaACTCTCTtcagactctctctctctgtctctctctgtgtctcagctgtGTCGCTCTCAGTGTGACTCTCTTCGCGATCATGCCGCCTCCCTGGAACTCCACAGCTCCtcgctgacctctgacctctcccGGCTCCGCAGCCTCCTCTCTCGCAGCCGCAGGGAGTCGGCCTGCTTCCTGTCGGCCTGCGCCCTGCTGGCTGGGACgctgacacacactcaccgCCGCCTGCAGACGCTGTGCAGACAGAAAACACTCCTGTGCAGACGGctggcagagagagaggtgctggaggaggaggtgaggaggcTGGCCGGAGCTCTGGGagatgaggaggatgaagaggaggaggaggagggaaggaggaggagggcagtgAGGCGGTggaggaagagtgtgtgtgtggtgttggcGGTGAGGAGGTGGTGTGCGCTGGGCAAACAGACTACAGTGTTGTTTCGgctggagagaggaggaggaggaggaggaggaggaggaggaggaggtccggctgtgtgtgtctgtggagaGTCTACGGCAACACAGAAGAGTCAAGATACACCGAGTACAGGTAGGTGGACAGGTCCTCACCACATCAGAAGATTTTTGATAGATTAAAGGTTCTGTTTGTCACGTTTCACAGATATTAATTGTTCTTTATCACCAGCTAGTGAACACGTTGTAACGTAACTTCAAAACAGAGACCTTTCCAGATTTTTTTGGTTGCCTCCAGCTGACCTCTGTGTATAAGACTTGGGCCGAACTTTCGGGGATAATCCAAAGAATGTGACGAATATGCACATGGCTTGTCTCTCTCAAGCTCTGCTACAGCACtgactagctaacgttagctaagaaACAGAGTACGCTAAATCCACCCATCACAACACAGCTGTTACACACATTCTGCAGCAGCATCCTGGCAGAGACGGACCTTCACTGTCCGCCCCGTAGCAACTCAGATTCAACCATGGC
Proteins encoded in this region:
- the LOC126403896 gene encoding coiled-coil domain-containing protein 171-like, whose amino-acid sequence is MQPEAAERRRQCGRRRRGESGHSRAEPRGNHRRAESSEEEVTRLKEVVATKQHKDKQAGERGRRAEREGEEDEGRRRSRRAASEGGEGGEESGKLRWRVHQLEKERLELTSGHNQELCRLQAELTRLRSSVERGEAQRVELQYQLTVSQRDADRVPELSRDKQAVTERAAELQQTVQELQRALDITRQARDEDQHALQQEVEERDRFIQSFSSENQRLHRLLQDQEEALEESERRMAKVQKELEKEAEVNRRQANELKYLTEREERSRREKEVSDQRVKSLESSVEAERAAHLESKFNSEIIQLRVRDLEAALALERSGLQEAQSGLELLRSQFREVERAYSLERERSSSTERALQRLQKEYNQCKSDLSVALDTERTMTSDLTARLEEEKRRHTHTHTLLQQAAQRQSDTEDSVRHIRETLQRHTNTDMSPPAKDDGRRSPSAEVLQLLQTTLGACRHRQEAADRQVQDLLRASERLQEEKQTLCQLTSDQSRQLQESQQASSTLEQEVRRLRQESSDWLTQSRALQAELEKQREEREQEKEERVAEVQKITGHYETESKRLLAGCVLLDQPQCLLGDFTWKELCDVINEQVDQLTSDLRGANAKITHLQSVCEKKSVCVRELQRSQECVLSRLEESVRRREEAWSSQHTHTVTQLQNELQLCRSQCDSLRDHAASLELHSSSLTSDLSRLRSLLSRSRRESACFLSACALLAGTLTHTHRRLQTLCRQKTLLCRRLAEREVLEEEVRRLAGALGDEEDEEEEEEGRRRRAVRRWRKSVCVVLAVRRWCALGKQTTVLFRLERGGGGGGGGGGGGPAVCVCGESTATQKSQDTPSTDKGADDGDEGRDGVCARWLRSKSLSSIILSSMADLQGVLTHTGSAPLDVMSAARSALSRLLDHLLDQSEAASSVSPCRVDEDTLSSWLRLGLSRLMPLQRDMKALVSTLQQHFLLFSQRLHSAEVERRSLRLEVANLKRGLRQEREETVPAQRFHSACAELRQALNREQEAQTLIQEQTSQLHTLQLRVNTHTAEQTNTHHTLKQTAQSLSEARQEVSRKERSLRILGKHLSGVQRERKQLEERLQRAEGELRDTARRQDFLISNMKAAETSYKEVRESLVQSRRSLSAQPRPLLLPREHLELSGAESIMGAPEVAACQVADIPESYLSADVETPQPVPPSDLSKQPSVSLSTAPSKTDPAPSAPLCRPLKGPRTKEKKGVKKNRGGRRQTEGPGM